The following proteins come from a genomic window of Vicinamibacterales bacterium:
- a CDS encoding tRNA (cytidine(34)-2'-O)-methyltransferase, with translation MAIHVVLVHPDIHWNTGNVGRTCLATGATLHLIEPLGFSLDDRRVKRAGLDYWEHVDLRVWPNWGDFERQLPALGEPYFFSTKAAQVLWDAPLGTPEGVVLIFGRETGGLPPELHEQYRDRFVAMPILSPWVRSLNLSTSVGIAVYEVLRQRRAPGAD, from the coding sequence TTGGCCATCCACGTCGTACTCGTTCACCCCGACATTCACTGGAACACCGGCAACGTGGGCCGGACGTGCCTCGCCACCGGCGCGACGCTCCACCTGATCGAGCCGCTGGGCTTCTCGCTTGACGACCGCCGGGTCAAGCGCGCCGGGCTCGACTATTGGGAGCATGTCGATCTGCGGGTGTGGCCGAACTGGGGCGACTTCGAGCGGCAACTGCCGGCGCTCGGCGAGCCGTACTTCTTCTCGACGAAGGCGGCGCAAGTCCTGTGGGACGCGCCGCTGGGCACACCCGAGGGGGTCGTGCTCATCTTCGGGCGTGAGACCGGCGGGCTGCCGCCCGAGCTGCACGAGCAATATCGCGATCGCTTTGTCGCGATGCCGATCCTGTCGCCGTGGGTGCGGTCGCTCAACCTGTCAACGAGCGTGGGAATCGCGGTCTACGAGGTACTTCGTCAGCGCCGGGCTCCGGGCGCTGACTAG
- the leuD gene encoding 3-isopropylmalate dehydratase small subunit, with product MSAPSTPLRTGREPFRVHRGRVAPLRRSHVDTDQIIPKNFLKRIERTGFGPFLFHDWRRTPAGDLDPAFVLNQPAYQGATILAAGPNFGCGSSREHAAWALQDAGFRVVIAPSFADIFKNNAVGNGLVPVAIAEAAVNTILDRAEAGNGYELEIDLERCEVRDSQGLAERFAFDEASRQRLLEGKDEIDLILAHESDIAAFEHQRHDVIA from the coding sequence ATGTCCGCGCCTTCGACTCCGCTCAGGACCGGCCGCGAACCGTTCCGCGTGCACCGGGGCCGCGTCGCGCCGCTGCGGCGGAGCCACGTCGACACCGATCAGATCATCCCCAAGAACTTCCTGAAGCGGATCGAACGCACGGGGTTCGGGCCGTTCCTGTTTCACGACTGGCGGCGCACGCCGGCGGGCGATCTGGATCCGGCCTTCGTGCTCAACCAGCCGGCCTACCAGGGCGCGACCATTCTCGCGGCGGGGCCCAACTTCGGCTGCGGGTCGTCTCGCGAGCACGCCGCCTGGGCGCTCCAGGACGCCGGCTTTCGCGTCGTGATTGCGCCGTCGTTCGCCGACATCTTCAAGAACAACGCCGTCGGCAACGGCCTGGTGCCGGTGGCGATCGCGGAAGCCGCGGTCAACACCATCCTGGACCGCGCCGAAGCCGGCAACGGCTACGAGCTGGAGATCGACCTCGAACGGTGCGAAGTCCGCGACTCGCAGGGACTGGCCGAGCGCTTTGCGTTCGACGAGGCCTCGCGGCAGCGATTGCTCGAGGGCAAGGACGAGATCGACCTGATTCTGGCGCACGAGTCCGACATCGCGGCGTTCGAACACCAGCGGCACGACGTCATCGCGTAG
- a CDS encoding P1 family peptidase, translating to MKQIRLIAALVVVCAAGVLAQTGARPRAREIGLAPGVFEPGPLNAITDVAGVSVGQATLIQDDTVRTGVTVIVPHGGNVFQDKVAGAVFVGNAFGKFAGSTQVEELGTIETPIALTNTLSVGAAMDGLVRWTLDQPGNQNVRSVNALVGETNDGGLNDIRGQHVRPQHVLDALKSASTGAVQEGTVGAGTGTQAFGWKGGIGTASRKLPANLGGYTLGVIVQSNYGGVLTMGGAPVGQLLGRYAYQPPTPRGDQADGSCMIVVATDAPIDARDLKRVAARAIFGLARTGSSYSNGSGDFAVAFSTAPDLRTRFNSSAPQARTLLPADGVSPLFQAALEATEEAIYNSLLKATPVKSRWGAAEALPVDRVREILKRYPRP from the coding sequence ATGAAACAGATCAGACTGATTGCCGCGTTGGTTGTCGTTTGCGCCGCCGGTGTGCTGGCGCAGACTGGCGCGCGGCCTCGAGCCCGGGAAATTGGGCTGGCGCCGGGCGTGTTCGAGCCGGGGCCGCTCAATGCCATCACCGACGTGGCCGGGGTGAGCGTCGGGCAGGCCACGCTGATTCAGGACGACACGGTGCGGACCGGCGTCACCGTGATCGTGCCGCACGGCGGCAACGTGTTCCAGGACAAGGTCGCCGGCGCGGTGTTCGTCGGCAACGCGTTCGGCAAGTTCGCCGGCTCCACGCAGGTCGAGGAACTCGGCACCATCGAGACACCCATCGCGCTCACCAACACGTTGAGCGTGGGCGCGGCGATGGATGGACTCGTACGGTGGACGCTCGACCAGCCCGGCAACCAGAACGTCCGCTCCGTCAACGCGCTGGTCGGCGAGACCAACGACGGCGGCCTGAATGACATCCGCGGCCAGCACGTGCGCCCGCAGCACGTGTTGGACGCCCTGAAGTCGGCCTCGACCGGCGCCGTGCAGGAGGGCACCGTCGGCGCCGGGACCGGGACCCAGGCGTTCGGCTGGAAGGGCGGCATCGGCACCGCTTCGCGCAAGCTGCCCGCGAACCTCGGCGGCTACACACTGGGCGTGATCGTGCAGTCGAACTACGGCGGCGTGCTCACGATGGGCGGCGCGCCAGTGGGGCAGCTGCTCGGACGTTACGCCTATCAGCCGCCGACGCCGCGCGGCGACCAGGCGGACGGCTCGTGCATGATCGTGGTGGCCACCGACGCGCCGATTGATGCCCGCGACCTGAAGCGCGTCGCCGCCCGCGCCATTTTCGGCCTCGCCCGCACCGGATCCTCCTACAGCAACGGCAGCGGTGACTTCGCCGTCGCCTTCTCGACCGCACCCGATCTCCGCACGCGGTTCAATTCCTCCGCGCCGCAGGCCCGCACGCTGCTGCCCGCCGACGGCGTGTCGCCCTTGTTCCAAGCCGCCCTCGAGGCCACGGAAGAGGCGATCTACAACTCGCTGCTCAAGGCCACGCCGGTGAAGAGCCGGTGGGGCGCCGCCGAGGCGCTGCCCGTTGACCGCGTCCGGGAGATCCTCAAGCGCTACCCCCGGCCATAA
- the ilvB gene encoding biosynthetic-type acetolactate synthase large subunit — MKQRGAHIIWSCLVEQGVDTVFGYPGGAILPAYDALLDHPIRHVLVRHEQGAAHMADGYARASGRVGVAIATSGPGATNLVTGIATAMMDSIPVVCITGQVPEALLGTDAFQETDITGITLGITKHNYLVTRAADIAPTIREAFRVATSGRPGPVLVDITKNAQQEETEWEPGTRTSADKAQKPVVTKLATGSLEQATDLLASAKRPVILAGHGILKSGAMAEVLTLAERAHIPIAMTLLGIGSVPAQHPLNLGMMGMHGEAWVNDAIQEADLLLAFGMRFDDRVTGKLTQYAPHARKIHVDIDASELHKNVRADVAVHGDLKTVLREWLPQIEAARHDGWTTRIAELAGGLTVRDIQELPDDGRLCAAHVIHDIWKATEGKAIVVTDVGQHQMWTAQYYKVHEPGTFITSGGLGTMGFGLPAAIGAKMARPDKEVWAIVGDGGFQMTQAELQTLVQENVKVNIAIINNGYLGMVRQWQQFFHNRRYSSTPMLSPDYVKLADAHGLPGVRVTRRADVNDALRHARASAGTVVMEFKVVQEDTVYPMVSPGAALNDMIRRPGSPSLVEAGADA, encoded by the coding sequence ATGAAGCAGCGCGGAGCTCACATCATCTGGTCGTGCCTGGTCGAACAGGGCGTTGACACCGTCTTCGGCTATCCCGGCGGCGCCATCCTGCCCGCCTACGATGCGCTGCTGGACCACCCGATTCGCCACGTCCTGGTGCGCCACGAACAGGGCGCGGCGCACATGGCGGATGGCTACGCGCGCGCCAGCGGACGAGTCGGCGTGGCCATCGCCACGTCCGGACCTGGCGCCACCAACCTCGTCACCGGCATTGCCACCGCGATGATGGACTCGATTCCGGTCGTGTGCATCACCGGGCAGGTCCCCGAGGCGCTGTTGGGCACGGATGCGTTCCAGGAGACCGACATCACCGGCATCACGCTGGGCATCACCAAGCACAACTACCTCGTGACCAGGGCCGCCGACATCGCACCGACCATCCGCGAAGCGTTCCGGGTGGCCACCTCGGGCCGGCCCGGCCCGGTGCTGGTGGACATCACCAAGAACGCGCAGCAGGAAGAGACCGAGTGGGAGCCGGGCACGCGGACCAGCGCCGACAAGGCCCAGAAGCCGGTGGTCACGAAACTGGCGACCGGTTCGCTCGAGCAGGCCACCGACCTGCTCGCGTCCGCCAAGCGCCCGGTGATTCTCGCCGGCCACGGCATTCTCAAGAGCGGCGCGATGGCCGAAGTGCTGACGCTCGCCGAACGCGCGCACATCCCGATTGCCATGACCCTGCTCGGCATTGGCAGCGTGCCCGCCCAGCATCCGCTCAACCTCGGCATGATGGGCATGCACGGCGAGGCCTGGGTCAACGACGCCATCCAGGAAGCGGACCTCCTGCTCGCCTTCGGCATGCGCTTCGACGACCGCGTCACCGGCAAGCTGACGCAGTACGCGCCGCACGCCAGGAAGATCCACGTCGACATCGATGCGTCGGAACTCCACAAGAACGTGCGCGCCGACGTCGCCGTGCACGGCGACCTGAAGACGGTGTTGCGGGAATGGCTCCCGCAGATCGAAGCCGCGCGACACGACGGCTGGACCACCCGCATTGCCGAACTCGCCGGCGGCCTCACCGTCCGCGACATCCAGGAGCTCCCCGACGACGGCCGGCTGTGCGCGGCGCATGTCATCCACGACATCTGGAAGGCGACCGAGGGCAAGGCCATCGTGGTCACCGATGTCGGCCAGCACCAGATGTGGACCGCGCAGTACTACAAGGTCCACGAGCCCGGCACCTTCATCACCTCCGGCGGCCTCGGCACCATGGGCTTCGGGCTGCCGGCGGCGATTGGCGCCAAGATGGCCCGCCCCGACAAGGAAGTGTGGGCGATCGTCGGCGACGGCGGCTTCCAGATGACGCAGGCCGAGTTGCAGACGCTGGTGCAGGAGAACGTCAAGGTCAACATCGCGATCATCAACAACGGCTACCTCGGCATGGTGCGGCAGTGGCAGCAGTTCTTCCACAATCGCCGCTACTCGTCGACGCCGATGTTGTCGCCCGACTACGTGAAGCTGGCCGACGCGCACGGCCTGCCCGGCGTGCGCGTCACGCGGCGGGCCGACGTCAACGATGCGCTGCGCCACGCCCGCGCCTCGGCCGGCACAGTGGTCATGGAGTTCAAAGTGGTCCAGGAAGACACCGTGTATCCGATGGTGTCGCCCGGCGCCGCGCTCAACGACATGATCCGGCGGCCCGGCTCGCCGTCGCTCGTCGAGGCCGGAGCGGACGCATGA
- a CDS encoding pyridoxal-phosphate dependent enzyme: protein MRQIPIEAIDEAAKHVYEAAVRTPLIKLDLPFEASGQHRPDVYLKLESLQPIGSFKIRGAWNAVRKLSADQMKDGVWTVSAGNAAQGVAFAARRAGVPCSVMVMDTAPDTKLRSIERLGATIVRASYDECWRTVESHASPRMRGHFVHPFDDDDFIAGNGTVGLEILEDLPDVDAVVASLGGGGLLAGIGTVMRARKPSVKVYAAEPATASPLATSLAKGEPCYFDGWTASFVDGAGGKSVLKTMWPLLKDLVDDSIVMELDDIAAAMRLAAERVHVVAEGAGGCAIAAALSGRAGAGKVVAVVSGGNIDLGRFAKLVGAA, encoded by the coding sequence ATGCGGCAAATCCCCATCGAGGCCATTGACGAAGCCGCCAAACACGTCTACGAAGCCGCGGTTCGCACGCCGCTGATCAAGCTCGACTTGCCGTTCGAGGCATCCGGACAACACCGGCCCGACGTCTACCTGAAGCTCGAGTCGCTCCAGCCGATCGGGTCGTTCAAGATCCGCGGCGCGTGGAACGCGGTCCGCAAGCTCAGCGCCGACCAGATGAAGGACGGGGTCTGGACGGTCAGCGCCGGCAACGCCGCGCAGGGCGTGGCGTTCGCCGCCAGGCGCGCCGGCGTGCCGTGCTCGGTGATGGTGATGGACACCGCCCCTGACACCAAGCTGCGTTCCATCGAGCGTCTCGGCGCCACCATCGTCAGGGCGAGCTACGACGAATGCTGGCGGACCGTGGAGTCGCATGCCTCGCCGCGGATGCGCGGCCACTTCGTCCACCCGTTCGACGACGACGACTTCATCGCCGGCAACGGCACGGTGGGACTCGAGATCCTGGAAGACCTGCCGGACGTGGATGCCGTGGTCGCCTCGCTCGGCGGCGGCGGGCTGCTCGCCGGCATCGGCACGGTGATGCGGGCCCGGAAGCCGTCGGTGAAGGTCTACGCCGCCGAGCCGGCGACGGCCTCGCCGCTGGCCACCTCGCTCGCCAAAGGCGAGCCCTGCTACTTCGACGGCTGGACTGCCTCCTTCGTCGATGGCGCCGGCGGCAAGTCGGTGCTGAAGACCATGTGGCCGCTGCTGAAGGACCTGGTGGACGACTCGATCGTGATGGAGCTCGACGACATCGCCGCGGCCATGCGCCTGGCCGCCGAGCGCGTGCACGTGGTGGCCGAAGGCGCCGGCGGCTGCGCCATCGCCGCGGCGCTCAGCGGCCGCGCCGGCGCCGGCAAGGTGGTGGCGGTGGTGTCGGGCGGCAACATCGACCTGGGCAGGTTCGCCAAGCTGGTTGGCGCCGCATAA
- the glgP gene encoding alpha-glucan family phosphorylase, protein MSEERFATAAPLPARIHRLHELALDLWWSWDQRAREVFRRLNYELWRSTAHNPVRMLQGITAGQLASAAIDPAFLKAYDQAIFGLDEARTQAHPWWKERASMMNGGSIAYFSAEFALHQSLPIYAGGLGVLAGDHCKEAADLGVPLVGVGFMYPQGYFLQRMSNDGWQEERYQRISWTEAPIEAALTPEGKPCITAVPLGDRTVLAAVWRVRLGRVRLFLLDTDLAENAPWDRELSARLYGGDRETRIQQEIILGIGGVRALRALGITPTVWHLNEGHAAFVALQRIREGIEKGQSFDQALDAVRRSTVFTTHTPVPAGHDAFPFHLVEKHLAGSWGEIGEHRPQFLALGEYDNGGGSQFNMTALALRTSAHVNGVSALHGEVTRTMWRPMWPDLPADQIPVRSITNGVHVPTWMAGAVLEVLNQHFGAGWLDHVDEPELWERLLDIPDSEIWTMRNAMRMDLFSFIRERMRSRWSDEQVSPARIVAAGSMLDPHALTLGYARRFTAYKRPELIFHDPDRLARILNAIDRPVQIVFAGKAHPADEPAKHHLQSVFKHALDPRFGGRLAFIDDYDMHLAHYLVHGCDVWLNNPRKPLEASGTSGMKAALNGVPHLSIGDGWWAEGYNGRNGWLIESHTNPDDQDATDAADAESLYTLLENDIVPLFYDRDQRGLPRRWIQVVREAMRSNVPRFSTRRMVKQYITEMYAPAAQVPPRPEFPA, encoded by the coding sequence ATGTCTGAGGAACGTTTCGCCACCGCCGCGCCGCTGCCCGCGCGCATTCATCGCCTGCACGAACTCGCCCTCGACCTGTGGTGGAGCTGGGACCAGCGCGCGCGCGAAGTGTTTCGCCGTCTCAACTACGAGCTGTGGCGTTCGACCGCGCACAACCCGGTGCGCATGCTGCAGGGCATCACCGCCGGGCAGTTGGCGTCGGCGGCGATCGATCCGGCGTTCCTGAAAGCCTACGACCAGGCGATCTTCGGCCTCGACGAGGCGCGCACGCAGGCGCACCCGTGGTGGAAGGAACGCGCCTCGATGATGAACGGCGGCAGCATCGCCTACTTCTCCGCCGAGTTCGCGCTGCACCAGTCGCTGCCGATCTATGCCGGCGGCCTGGGCGTGCTCGCCGGCGATCACTGCAAGGAAGCCGCCGACCTCGGCGTGCCGCTGGTCGGCGTCGGCTTCATGTATCCGCAGGGCTACTTCCTGCAGCGCATGAGCAACGACGGCTGGCAGGAAGAGCGCTACCAGCGCATCAGCTGGACCGAGGCGCCGATCGAGGCCGCGCTCACGCCCGAGGGCAAGCCGTGCATCACGGCGGTGCCGCTCGGCGACCGCACGGTGCTGGCCGCGGTGTGGCGCGTGCGCCTCGGCCGCGTGCGGCTGTTCCTGCTCGACACCGATCTGGCCGAGAACGCGCCGTGGGACCGCGAGCTGTCGGCGCGGCTCTACGGCGGCGATCGCGAAACCCGCATCCAGCAGGAGATCATCCTCGGCATCGGCGGCGTGCGGGCGCTGCGCGCGCTCGGCATCACGCCGACGGTGTGGCACCTCAACGAAGGCCACGCCGCCTTCGTGGCGTTGCAGCGCATCCGCGAGGGCATCGAGAAGGGCCAGTCGTTCGACCAGGCGCTCGACGCCGTGCGCCGCTCGACGGTGTTCACCACGCACACGCCGGTGCCGGCGGGCCACGACGCCTTCCCCTTCCACCTGGTTGAGAAACACCTGGCCGGTTCGTGGGGTGAGATTGGCGAGCACCGGCCGCAATTCCTCGCCCTGGGCGAATACGACAACGGCGGCGGCTCGCAGTTCAACATGACCGCGCTGGCGCTGCGGACCTCGGCGCACGTCAACGGCGTCAGCGCCCTGCACGGCGAGGTCACCCGCACGATGTGGCGGCCGATGTGGCCCGACCTCCCGGCGGATCAGATCCCGGTGCGAAGCATCACCAACGGCGTGCACGTGCCGACCTGGATGGCCGGCGCCGTGCTCGAAGTCCTGAACCAGCACTTCGGGGCCGGCTGGCTCGATCACGTGGACGAGCCGGAACTCTGGGAGCGCCTGCTCGACATCCCGGATTCCGAGATCTGGACCATGCGCAACGCGATGCGGATGGACCTGTTCTCGTTCATCCGCGAGCGCATGCGCTCGCGGTGGTCCGACGAACAGGTCAGCCCGGCCCGCATTGTCGCCGCCGGCAGCATGCTCGATCCGCACGCGCTGACGCTGGGCTACGCGCGGCGATTCACCGCCTACAAGCGGCCGGAGCTGATCTTCCACGATCCGGATCGCCTGGCGCGCATCCTCAACGCCATCGACCGGCCGGTGCAGATCGTGTTCGCCGGCAAGGCGCACCCCGCCGATGAGCCGGCCAAGCACCACCTGCAGAGCGTGTTCAAGCACGCGCTCGATCCGAGGTTCGGCGGCCGCCTCGCCTTCATCGACGACTACGACATGCACCTGGCCCACTACCTCGTGCACGGCTGCGATGTCTGGCTGAACAACCCGCGCAAGCCGCTTGAAGCCAGCGGCACGAGCGGCATGAAGGCGGCGCTGAACGGCGTGCCCCACCTGAGCATCGGCGACGGCTGGTGGGCCGAGGGCTACAACGGCAGGAACGGCTGGCTGATCGAAAGCCACACCAATCCGGACGATCAGGACGCCACCGACGCCGCCGACGCCGAATCGCTGTATACCCTGCTCGAGAACGACATCGTCCCGCTGTTCTACGATCGCGACCAGCGCGGGCTGCCGCGCCGCTGGATCCAGGTGGTGCGCGAGGCCATGCGCTCGAACGTCCCGCGCTTCTCGACGCGGCGCATGGTGAAGCAGTACATCACCGAGATGTATGCGCCAGCGGCACAGGTGCCACCCCGTCCGGAGTTCCCGGCGTAG
- the ilvC gene encoding ketol-acid reductoisomerase, translating into MRQTMAKMIHDSDVDVAAILGRRVAVMGFGSQGHAHAMNLRDSGADVRVGVRPNSRGWRAAEAAGFAPMAPAAAAAWADVIMMLVPDLVQPELFKTAIEPHLTPGKMLMFAHGFAIRFGWITPPEGVDVAMVAPKAPGHRVREVFKEGAGVPGLIAVHKDATGTARAATLAYAKAIGCTRAGVIETTFSEEAETDLFGEQAVLCGGVSALVTAGFETLVEAGYQPEIAYFECLHELKLIVDLMYRGGLNFMRYSVSDTAEHGDYTGGPRLVTDETKKEMRRMLAEIRSGAYAEKLARDTQSGWFAAERAKLRDHQIEQVGATLRARMPFLEPAAKPQEEPALKA; encoded by the coding sequence ATGAGGCAGACGATGGCGAAGATGATTCACGACTCTGATGTGGACGTGGCGGCAATCCTGGGACGGCGCGTGGCCGTGATGGGCTTTGGCTCGCAGGGCCATGCCCACGCGATGAACCTGCGCGACAGCGGCGCCGACGTGCGCGTCGGGGTGCGGCCGAACAGCCGCGGCTGGCGCGCGGCCGAGGCCGCGGGCTTCGCGCCGATGGCACCGGCGGCGGCCGCCGCCTGGGCCGACGTCATCATGATGCTGGTGCCCGACCTCGTGCAGCCCGAGTTGTTCAAGACGGCGATCGAGCCGCACCTGACGCCCGGCAAGATGCTGATGTTCGCGCACGGCTTCGCGATCCGCTTCGGCTGGATCACGCCGCCGGAGGGCGTGGACGTGGCGATGGTGGCACCGAAGGCGCCGGGCCATCGGGTGCGCGAGGTGTTCAAGGAAGGCGCCGGCGTGCCCGGGCTGATCGCCGTCCACAAGGACGCCACCGGCACGGCGCGGGCGGCAACGCTCGCCTACGCCAAGGCCATCGGCTGCACGCGCGCCGGCGTCATCGAGACCACGTTCTCGGAAGAGGCAGAGACCGACCTGTTCGGCGAGCAGGCGGTGCTGTGCGGCGGCGTGAGCGCCCTGGTCACCGCGGGCTTCGAGACGCTGGTGGAAGCCGGCTACCAGCCCGAAATCGCCTACTTCGAGTGCCTGCACGAGCTGAAGTTGATCGTCGACCTGATGTACCGCGGCGGGCTCAACTTCATGCGTTACTCGGTCAGTGACACCGCCGAGCACGGCGACTACACCGGCGGACCGCGCCTGGTGACCGACGAGACCAAGAAGGAGATGCGGCGGATGCTGGCCGAGATCCGGTCGGGCGCCTACGCCGAGAAGCTGGCGCGCGACACCCAGAGCGGCTGGTTCGCGGCCGAGCGCGCCAAGCTGCGCGACCACCAGATCGAGCAGGTCGGCGCCACGCTCCGCGCGCGCATGCCGTTCCTGGAGCCGGCGGCCAAGCCGCAGGAAGAGCCGGCGCTCAAGGCATGA